The following proteins are encoded in a genomic region of Takifugu rubripes chromosome 21, fTakRub1.2, whole genome shotgun sequence:
- the pdlim2 gene encoding PDZ and LIM domain protein 2: MDFLSGRRLLVDSSTQRSLLPPAGSTQSSRGSGPQEHCSADDRNNSLSSRTPTLPGHDSPHSPIDLDVLTSPCHRFDKDSEVYKMIQENKESRIPPRQSNTFKMLQEVLEADEREAALQFPGKLSPNISKLTMSESGEKKTRICEKCGASIVTVAVRIMHNHFRHSECYTCTDCGLNLKMRGHFWVGDVMYCEKHAKERHQGLASTQAMVTPH, encoded by the exons atggacttcctgtctggtaGAAGGCTCCTGGTGGACTCTAGCACTCAGAGGAGCCTTCTCCCTCCAGCTGGCTCGACCCAGTCGTCCAGAGGGAGTGGCCCACAG GAACACTGTTCTGCAGACGACAGAAACAACTCACTGTCCAGCAGAACTCCAACCCTACCAGGACATGACTCACCTCATAGCCCAATTGATCTGGATGTTCTCACATCTCCATGCCATAG GTTTGACAAGGATTCTGAGGTGTACAAGATGATACAGGAGAACAAAGAGTCCCGTATACCCCCTCGTCAGTCCAACACCTTTAAAATGCTACAAGAAGTCCTGGAAGCTGATGAGAGAG AGGCAGCCCTGCAGTTTCCTGGGAAGCTTTCACCCAACATCTCTAAACTGACCATGTCAGAAAgtggtgaaaaaaaaacccgCATCTGTGAAAAGTGTGGCGCCAGCATTGT CACAGTCGCTGTGCGCATCATGCACAACCACTTTCGCCACTCGGAGTGCTACACTTGCACAGATTGTGGTCTTAACCTAAAGATGAGAGGCCACTTCTGGGTAGGGGATGTGATGTACTGTGAGAAGCATGCCAAAGAGCGACATCAAGGCCTGGCATCCACTCAAGCCATGGTAACCCCTCACTGA